In Anaerolineales bacterium, the DNA window TGGAACACGAACTTGACCTTCCCGGCCAACTGATCACGCCTTTCGGCAAGCATCCGGGCGACCGTAATTCCAACGGCCGTATGTCCGTCGTGCCCACAGGCATGCATCACGCCGGGAACCGTGGATGCATAGGGAACGTCGTTCGCCTCCTGGATGGGCAGGGCATCCATGTCGAAACGCATCAGAACGACCGGGCCCGATCGTGAACCTTCCAGCAGCGCTATCACCCCAGTTTGAGCCACTTCCGTACGCACCTGCAGATCGAGCTCATTCATCACAGCGGCGACGATCTTCGCCGTGCGCTTCTCCTCGAATCCCAATTCCGGATGACGATGAAGGTCACGCCGCCGTGCAACCGTGTCGTTCTTCAGTGATCTGGCATGTTTGGCGAACGCAGAGTAATCCAACGCCTTCTTTCCTAACGCCTCAAGTCGATGCGGTTGAACGTTTCGATGTATCGCGGTACTTCGGGCGGACTGTCCCGATCCAGCATGCGCTCACGAATTCTATGTGCCAATTGCTCCATGTCCTTGATCTGACTTTTGTGCTCTTGCAGTGCCTTTATTTTCAGGTCGACGAAACGAGTGACGTCGATCACCGTATTGGGGTGTTGCGCCATGGATACGTATACTTGCTCGACCTTGTGCGGTTCCACCCCTTCCGTATCCAACATCTCGGTGAAGTAGAGTCCTGAACCCGCCGCCGGGAACACGGCGTCGATGGTAGCCTGGCCCGCCGCGCGATGGTCGGGATGATTGATGTAGCGTGCGCCGGGAAAGTAATTCGTCGGATCGCAAGTGACCACAATGCTTGGGCGTTTGATACGAATGGCACGCACCAAATCCTTGCGCAATTGGATATCCGGTACGAGATATCCGTCAGGATAATCGAGAAATTCTACTTCGTTTACCCCCAGGATTTTTGCCGCTGCCCGTTGTTCTTTCATGCGCAGTTCGGCGAGCGCCTTCGAATCCGTGCCCACCTCGTCGTTGCCTTTATCACCACGCGTGAACAAGAGGTAGCTCACGTCCCACCCCAGCGAGGTCCAGCGAGCGATTGTGCCGCCACAGAAAAATTCCGGATCGTCAGGATGTGCCAACATCACGAGGACCCGGATATTATGATCGTGGTCGTTAATCTGATCGTCCATGTCTGTCCTTAATTCTCTACACAATCGCAGCCGCCGTTCTCATTTTTCTTGCACGATTGTTGGGCTTTCGCCTCGAGATTCTTCAGTTCTTCATAGGGTTCGATTTCATCCGCTGAGAACTCGACGTTACGCCCATCTTCCATTTGAACGATGACCGCCTTTTTTAAGGCCAGCACGTCGATCACTTTTCCCTCTCCCATCGGGGTCAACACGCGTTTCTTGCGTTTTGGGAGATTCTTCCTCGCTTCAACATACAGCTTGTATTCATACAGCAAGCAGCAGCGCAATCTGCCGCACATGCCTGTGATTTCTTCGGGGTTGAGTGAAATACTCTGCGCCTTCGCCATACGAATGGAAATGGGGCTGAACTCCGTCATGTACAGCGAACAGCAACGGGTTTCCAATCCACAAGCGCCCAGGCCGCCGAGAATCTTGGCCATGTCACGTGGACCGATTTGACGCAGCTCGATACGGGTGCCGCGATAGGCTTTCCGCAAGTTGGAATGCAGTTTCTTCAGATCGATCTTCTCATCACCCTCGATGTGATAGAAAAACGTCAAGCGCGATCCATCATAGGAATACTCCGCCTTGGGGATTTTGACCCCCTCCAATCCCAATTGCTCGACCTCCGCGCGGCACGTATCCAGCACTTCCTGCTCTCGTTTTTGCCAGATCCGCTGCATGACGAGTTCCCGCGCTGAGGCGCTTCTCTCCACCTTCTTCCAGGAACCCTCGGAGGGCCTGGGCGGTTTCTCCGGCCGGTTCACGACCTGGCCCAATTCACGGCCGCGGCTGGTCGATACGATGACATAATCACCGGGCTTTACATCCGGCACGTTACTCGCATCGAAGTGATACAACTTACCGAGTTCATTAAATCGCACCCCCACGACTTTACTCGTGGATTCTCTTTTCGCCATAGCCAACCTTTACGATTGTTCCCTCTCCCTCGCTGTCGATCATACTTCTACCACTATCCGAATTTGATTGCAATTAATTTAATCCTACCTCGCCCACATTCTACTTTCGATTCTTAAGCAAGATCAATCGATGATCTCCAACGGTATGTTTTGTTTCTTATCCATCGCAAGCTGGCTGATCTTGGCGGCGATCTTCTCAGCGATGGCAACCAGTGCTTGCGCCACGGCAGATTCCGGACGATCCAACACGACCGGTTTGCCCGTGTCGCCCGATTCACGAACGATCGCATCCATCGGAATTTCACCGATCAATTCAACCCCCGTCTCGCCGGCGAGTTTCTTTCCTCCACC includes these proteins:
- the ricT gene encoding regulatory iron-sulfur-containing complex subunit RicT, which codes for MAKRESTSKVVGVRFNELGKLYHFDASNVPDVKPGDYVIVSTSRGRELGQVVNRPEKPPRPSEGSWKKVERSASARELVMQRIWQKREQEVLDTCRAEVEQLGLEGVKIPKAEYSYDGSRLTFFYHIEGDEKIDLKKLHSNLRKAYRGTRIELRQIGPRDMAKILGGLGACGLETRCCSLYMTEFSPISIRMAKAQSISLNPEEITGMCGRLRCCLLYEYKLYVEARKNLPKRKKRVLTPMGEGKVIDVLALKKAVIVQMEDGRNVEFSADEIEPYEELKNLEAKAQQSCKKNENGGCDCVEN
- a CDS encoding PIG-L family deacetylase — protein: MDDQINDHDHNIRVLVMLAHPDDPEFFCGGTIARWTSLGWDVSYLLFTRGDKGNDEVGTDSKALAELRMKEQRAAAKILGVNEVEFLDYPDGYLVPDIQLRKDLVRAIRIKRPSIVVTCDPTNYFPGARYINHPDHRAAGQATIDAVFPAAGSGLYFTEMLDTEGVEPHKVEQVYVSMAQHPNTVIDVTRFVDLKIKALQEHKSQIKDMEQLAHRIRERMLDRDSPPEVPRYIETFNRIDLRR